One genomic window of Ictalurus punctatus breed USDA103 chromosome 23, Coco_2.0, whole genome shotgun sequence includes the following:
- the LOC108261838 gene encoding neutral cholesterol ester hydrolase 1 — MMIRMRLLLFSSVLLALALSYFRVPALPGTVAEPCKLLLLDAVFRSMMWAAKLVQDLGLSNQMCVLNYMALFAELRAPRSSESVRVTDTSFSGVQARVFESMAPGSRRLKRGVVYFHGGGWALGSARMRSYDLLCRMMAEELDAVVISVDYRLAPEVYFPGQYEDAIQACRSILTDEVLARFSVDPHRLAVSGDSAGGNLAAAVAQELASDSSVSIRFKVQALIYPVLQALDFNTPSYQQNGDVPILYRSLMVCFWLEYLNGDQNLVPALLVNNHTALDQNRDVASAREKLNWTRLLAPKFTKNYKPVVPHHGSPEILQQLPGLLDTRASPLLAEPEVLKLVPPAYIMTCEHDVLRDDGLMYARRLEEAGVPVTSDHYEQGFHGIMMFGFFPASFSVGWQSQRNYLHWLQHNL, encoded by the exons ATGATGATCAGGATGCGCTTGCTGCTTTTCTCCTCAGTGTTGTTAGCATTAGCGCTGTCTTATTTCCGAGTTCCTGCTCTTCCCGGAACTGTAGCGGAACCCTgcaagctgctgctgctggacgCGGTGTTCAGATCCATGATGTGGGCG GCGAAGTTGGTGCAGGATCTTGGCCTGAGTAATCAGATGTGTGTCCTGAACTACATGGCGTTATTTGCAGAGCTGCGAGCTCCGCGCTCCAGCGAGTCTGTTCGGGTCACCGATACGTCCTTCTCAGGAGTTCAGGCCCGTGTGTTCGAGTCCATGGCTCCTGGGTCACGGCGTCTCAAACGAGGAGTCGTCTACTTCCATGGAGGAGGCTGGGCACTGGGCAGTGCAC GGATGCGATCCTACGACCTCCTGTGCAGGATGATGGCCGAGGAGCTAGACGCAGTCGTCATATCTGTGGA TTACAGACTCGCCCCTGAGGTTTATTTCCCAGGTCAGTACGAGGATGCGATCCAGGCCTGCAGGAGCATCCTGACAGACGAGGTTCTAGCCAGGTTCTCCGTGGATCCTCACCGGCTGGCCGTGTCAGGTGACAGTGCTGGAGGGAACCTCGCTGCTGCCGTGGCTCAGGAG ttggcGTCTGACAGCAGCGTCTCGATCCGGTTTAAGGTCCAGGCCCTGATCTACCCCGTGCTCCAGGCGCTGGACTTCAACACTCCGTCGTACCAGCAGAACGGTGACGTACCCATCCTGTACCGCTCACTCATGGTCTGCTTCTGGCTGGAATACCTGAACGGGGACCAGAACCTCGTCCCTGCTCTGCTGGTGAACAACCACACGGCACTGGACCAGAACCGGGACGTAGCTTCAGCCAGAGAAAAGCTCAACTGGACCCGATTGTTAGCTCCTAAATTCACCAAGAACTACAAACCTGTGGTTCCTCATCACGGTTCTCCAGAGATCCTGCAGCAGCTCCCGGGCCTCCTGGACACCCGAGCCTCTCCATTACTGGCTGAGCCCGAGGTGCTGAAGCTGGTTCCACCCGCCTACATCATGACCTGCGAACACGACGTGCTGCGAGACGACGGGCTGATGTATGCGCGGCGCCTGGAGGAGGCCGGAGTTCCCGTGACCAGCGACCATTACGAACAGGGGTTCCACGGAATCATGATGTTTGGATTTTTTCCTGCCAGTTTCTCGGTGGGGTGGCAGAGTCAGAGGAACTACCTCCACTGGCTGCAGCACaacctctaa